The following is a genomic window from Euwallacea similis isolate ESF13 chromosome 4, ESF131.1, whole genome shotgun sequence.
GAGAACAATGAAAGGCTCTGCCTTCCAAACAAAAACACATATGTTGCAGgtatattttagtatttttcaagTCTATGTTCTATGAAGGTAGATAGTCAtattaaaatgtgtttatCCATACATTTCACACGCAGATACACtgcaaacaaataaattcagCTATTATCAACTATCAGTAAGTAAAAGTGATCTATTTTTACAGAATGATTCTAATTCCAATCACTAAATATACCTGTTTGCCAGGCACCTGCCTGTGGGATGtatcatataaatattttaatatttgattatGTCTCTTTATAAAACATAGCTATAAAAGACTAAAATTGCAACGAAAATCGCCAGTAAAAATATGGTGTGCAAATTAAGTAAAtgttatgaaaatatgtaattataaGCAATTTTGCTCAGCAGcacctaaaaaatttcttgttgAAAACTTagtgataaataaaatagcattttatTGCCTTCAAAGTACTAGTGATCTAACtgctttaataaaaattgataaagcATGGCATTATTAAACTATTTTAGGGTGTCAAAACTAAGTTACCTTCACTTTGTTGCCTCTGGAAACAACCTCAGACACTTCAGACACCCTGCCCTCGGCCCTTAACTGAGAGATGTGCACCAGACCTTCCCATCTTCTTCTTAACCCTTCCAATTGAACAAAACAACCGAATGGCACAATGTTTGCCACTTTTGCATTGTAAAGCTAGAAACACCATTTGTcatcaacaaaaaaacattaaaacaaattttaacttacTTTTCCTGGCACTGGATCATCATCCAGTTCAACACTAATTTGGCTTCTATCATGACTCCTACTCCTATCCCTTCTATTTCTTCTTGTAGATCTACTTCTATCCCTCCTGTACTTATTTCTGTCCTTTGATCTGCTCCTCATTCTTCTTCTGTTTCTGTCCTGGTCTCTACTATGATCTCCAAAGCGTCCCCTATCTCTTGATCCTGACCTATGTCGGTTTCGATCTCTTCGATCCTCATGTCTTCGACCTCTTGAGCGAGATCTATGCTTGGATCTAGATCTATGCCTTGACCTTGATCTGTGTCTTGATCTAGATCTATTGAAAATTAGAGCAtgcaaatatacataaaaccAAGCTTACCTCCTTCTTTTTCTGTCTCCATCACTTTTAGTTTGATTGGCTGATGGAGCCTTGGCCTCAAATTGTGCCATAAGGTCTGCAACAACAATGTCATTATCTTCAGTTGGCTTTTTTCCATCTTCCTGATTGGTAACCTTCTCATTGTCTTCTCCATCACTTAATGGTATTTGGGGCTCATTTGGTAATGCCAAGCCAGGAAACTTTACTGCCAAATCATCACTGGATTCTGGTACTGCATTCTGGCCTTTGGCATGACCCTTTTTGGGTTTCATATGCTGAATGATTCTCAATAAGTTTGAGATGAATGAGTCTGAAAACTCGGCTCCATTCTCAGTAAGAGCTTTTCTGAAGGATTCAAGAGTACTGTTTTTTTCTGACAAATGGATTATGAATTCCGCTACAAAAAAAGGGGAATTGGAGTTATAAAATGCTAcatatataaaagaaaaatgtgtagaaaaaaTAGAGATTGTTTCACCTAGATCCTtgtcgttcatccccagatgATTCTCAAGTTCTGTACATATTTTTGAGACTAAGGATAAATATTCTAACTTTTCAACCTCGtccatattttatatataaattccTACAAGTAGACCCagtgaataaaataatgtaaaatgtgAGTTACTGTAACGTTTATTAGCAAACAAAACTTTATGCTTTTAGAAGAAAACCATTTATTGTATAGGTTAGGTTTTGACGTTGACATAAAAAATCAGCAATTAGCAGTAGCCGGCCAATTATATTTAAAAGCCACGAACTAGAAAGGCCGGGGAAGACAACGGACACCATTtccttttacaatttttctgaGCCGGAGGGCTTTTCTTTCAAAGACACAGTAGGAAGTTCCCAGAAAAACTCTATACCTTTTATATAAAGCACTTTTTTTccaaactgaaaaattaagcAGTTAAAACTGGAAGCCTTAATAATAGAATACCATATATTATGCGACCGAATCGCTATGCTTTATGATGCGACTTcgataaaaactaaaattgttaCGGCATTTTTTCGGAtgttatcaaatattttttgaaaaaaaaacactgattttcaaaaataagggagaaaatgattttggaaaaaaattgttttgatttttgggaCATATCAATAATATATTCAAAAGCCATTTATATCTCAGTaagtttactttatttatatCACCTTCGGTTAATTTGGAAATTACATTAGTTTACGAGAGTCCCATGCTGGATATCCTTATCTTGGACATACTGTATGTATCGCAGGATGATATTTTGTCAAGATCTAATtaagtgaatttaaaattccgcaaaaaataataaaaaatatagaataaaAGCGACGTTGCCATAGCTCTAACTTCTCGAGTGTTTCCAAGTATTCATTTTTGACAAATAGAGTTGATTTCAGTTAGAAAGCCAACGGTTAACGGAACGATTACAttcataattcaaaatttcaaggatgttttgaaaaactgtgcgtttttctttaagaaatCGTAAGTGAATGTGTCGTTTTTGTCAACGTGGGTATCTGGAACTTATCTGTGGTTTCGACGATAATAAGACTTTTTcatccattaaaatttttctgaaatgtaTTCAGCAAACAGATTTAACACTCCCAGTGCTAAGAAACTTCGAAGGGAGAAAACAACGCTATCCAATAATTCAGATTCTGATAAAGATTCTGTTCATGTGTACTGCAGAATCCGACCGCAGTTGGATGGTTCAGAGCCAGTCAATTCTCTTCAAATACTTTCAGCTGACACATTAGCCCTTACTACCCCTGAGACCAGGAGTGTAACAAAAGAGACTCATTACACATTTAAGCATATTTTCACAGCGTATTCCTCACAGTCAGAGATTTTTACTCACGTTGCATACCCCCTATTAGAAGACCTATTACAAGGCAAAAATGGATTGCTTTTCACATATGGAGTAACAGGGTCGGGCAAAACCTACACTTTAAATGGAACTCAAAATGATCCAGGTATTATGCCCAGGTGCATTGATGTTATATTCAACTCAATTGGGGAATATCAAGCTCCAAAATGCATGATTAAATCAGACAGAATGAATGGATTTGAAATACAAAGCGAAGATGATGCTTTTCATGATCAATTGCAGTCAGTTAGAAGTTTTCCAAGTTCAAAAGTTCAGAGGTGAGTGTTAGTTTTATTGcaaactatttaaattttattctattataaaagttctgttattattgttaacatTAGTAGTAGGGGTGTTTTTACTCTCTTTGCAAATGATGTTGTAATTCTTTAGCAGAGTAAGAAGGTTGCTTAACATGTGagttattaaaacttaatCTGGAGAGCAAATTCTGTAGAACCAAAATTAACTCTTAGTTATTGTTGACTctacagatttttttagtgattATCAGTTAAAAAGTCATTTTAACATAATGTAATGTTACAATGTATACTTCGTCAATGAATCTTTGATTTCAGACAATAAAGCTTTGAGTGAATAACatcatttgcatttttcagaAAAGTCAGTGCGGAAAAAGTGGCTTATGTTAATGACGGGACAAGGATAATTGATGTGAATGAAAATAGTTCATATGCTGTATTTATCAGCTATGTAGAGATATACAATAACAGTGTATATGACCTATTAGATGAATCTTCAGGGAGGACTCTACAGAATAAGATTCTCCGGGAGGATAGTGTTAAAAACATGTATGTTAATGGAGTGATTGAAACAGAGGTAagataaaatttcaagttgtaatttttttaatgataaaaaatttcttgaaattgatttttgtgttatttcATACAAGTGTTagtgaagaaaaatatagGATTCTAAtactcttttaatattatttttttatttaacaactctatatttttctgtaaaatacaGCTTGTTTCTTTGGATTGTACAGGTAAAATCTGCTCAGGAAGCATTTGGCCTTTTTACCGCCGGTCAGAACCGCAAGCGGATGGCAACAACCTCTCTAAACTCAGGCTCCAGCAGAAGCCactctatttttaatataagagTGGTTCAGATAGAACAGGGCGGTGTCAACAGCAATGGCCAGCCTACAATTCCCGCGGAGAATAACATTAAAGTTGGTCAGTTAAGTTTAGTGGATTTAGCTGGGTCTGAAAGAACAAATAGAACCAATAACACTGGAATGCGGCTAAAAGAAGCCAGTAGCATAAACAATTCTTTAATGACTTTAAGAATATGTCTGGAAATATTACGAGAAAATCAATTAACAAAAGGCAACAAATTGGTGCCGTATCGCGACAGTCGCTTAACTTTTCTCTTTAAGCATTTCTTTGAGGGCGACGGAACCGTTAAAATGATCGTGTGTATTAATCCGTCCCCAGAAGactttgaagaaaatattcaggTGAATTTTATTCTACTAGTGTATTACcaagtttataaataaacatttgtaGGTATTAAAATTCGCGGAAATATCCCAAGacgtcaaaatttcaaaagcaGAGATCAACAGATATACACCCCTTAAGAAAACCATTACTAGAAACAAGGAAAATCAAACTCCTGCTAAACGTAAAACGGCaacaaatttttctcttttaccACCGATTCCAAGTGTGAATTTcgattttgagaattttgaagaatgCCGAGAGGCCCTCGACAAGGTTATAAACATGTTAAAGCAGCGACAATCAAAGGTCAAATATCTGGATAAAGAAGTAGAGGAAAGACAGCAAGAGTTCAGGAAAAAACTTGTCGGTCTAAATAAACACTGCATATTGAACACTGCGGAAATGAAAAGTTTGAAGACGGCTATTCAGAAGGTTTGTTGCAATACTGGGATGCGATATTTCAGTAttgtatatcaaaaaattatatgataatTTCAGGAGAAACAAAAGGCGCAAAATTTGCACGTAAAAATGTCTGGTTTAGAATCTGCCAATCAGGATTTACAATCGAAACATGAAGAATTCCGGAATGTTATAGCTTCTTTGCAAAGCACCATCAACGAAAAGGACATGAAAATTAACCAGTTTGTTTTAGACAGGCAAAAATCGAAACAGCTATTgggtaaatatcaaaagtatttaataaaaatatactccTTTTTACGTATCTTTTTTACAGCGTTGCAAAGCGAGAAAATGACCCATGAACTCGACGTCAAACTGCGAAGGCAGAGGGATCACTTAAATGCTGCAATGAAAGCTAAAGATGAAAAGATAAAACTTGTAAAAGGTATTTTGGATTCTGAGTTGCCTCCCGTTGAAATGAACACTATCGATATCGAACCGGATTGTACGAGCAAACCTTTGAGTTCTCAAACCCCGAAAAGTACATCGCACATGCATCGACGGAATTTGAATGCGGCCGCGGCAGCTCGCTCTAGGAGATCCAGATCTGTAGGTAAGTAGTCTTTAGATTTATTGTTTGTGATGTTTATAATTCCCGCGCGTACAATACGCTATGATACGATACTGTCATACATGCATACGTGTGACTCATTGATCTAATCGACCTATGTCAGTCTTATGAACGTATTAATTGTTCTTAAGACTTGTAATGATGGATCGATAATAGTCATTAATGACTAATTTAACACtttgtaatataatattttgttcttcGTCAGGTGACGTATGGCTGGAACACAACGTCATAAAGCCCTGTCCTCTGGCGACAGTAATGCAACCCACCATGAAGAAGCGGAAATCTGTTTCAAAGTTGGATAAAGCGAGCGACATTATCAATCGGAAACAAAGTAAGTATTGTCTGGTGGCACAGGAACCGGACACTGACGGGGAAATGGAAACCAAATTATACAAAGCGGACATCATTCCAACGTGCGGAGGGGGAGCTCAGGTTATATTTAATGATGTCGAGAGGCTGAATCAAGAATCACCTACCAAgagttcttaaattaaatatggtCATGTAATATTGCAACAAAAATAACTACTCTTCTAGTGTTAACGATGTATTGTTATCTTATTAAAGGATTTTCCCATGATTTCCTGATTTTTATACATCATTGTTTTGAAGTTAACTTTTATGAATCTAATATTTAtgtacttaaataaatttttttaataagaataattgtttttattatgtacGTTTGTGAAGAATTGTTTTGAGAcccaaaattttaactatatTTGGAAGCTTCTTGGAATTCATTGTCACCACTTCGCATGCTAACATGCAAGTGTCCTTTGTTCTTTCATAACGCTTCTTAGAACGTTTTACCACATAATTAGCAAAGTTGTTCTCTTCGTCCTTGTCACATACCAAATGATGTTTATAATTACTCTTCATGGATCTGTTACCAACGCTATCTATGTTATATCTTTGATTTTGTCACATATTTATAGTCTTTGAAAAGACTTCTTTTGCGTATTTTCTACATCGAGAGTTTTGTCCAGTTTTCCACCACTTAAAACATGTTGAACAGCTCGTCCCATATTTTCTTCGGAAAATGTTTCcctttctcatttttttttgtatcgtaataaaaaaagtagtttTCGTGGAAGAAAAATTCGGTTTGGTTCAAACAAGAAGTGACGAGTTTAAGTCAGTGTAGATAAGGGACTTCGAAGTCATTTCCGTGATTTTCAATGCGCAGCTGAGATGAGgcgcaaaaaaatttatcaggtgaaattttttgtttataaaaactaagaaGTAAACAAGTCAAGACGGTACGTTTGGTATTTCTAGCAGTGCTATCTATTCATTTGTGGTCGTATTCGAGTTCATTTTCACGCGATTAATACGGCGCATTATTTCTCAAACGAAGACTTATGGACATGGCATTAGCATATGGCGGAATCACATCAAAATTCAGTGGCTGTAGCATATTTTTAtgctcatttttttcttttattttatttttttcaataaactgGTATCtccaaaactaaaaatgtttcactatatatttttttactagtAATCATTACTTGTCCTCAGCTATAATTTCGCAGGTCTATGCGTATAAGTTAAGAAGCACTCTGTATAAACAGTTTAGATCGACGCAAACTCAACAAACCCAATTTATTTAGTAACATGTATAACGTTTGGCGTCACATCATAGATAGGTACATAGGATTTGCTGCTATATAAAATACCAATCTCCGAAGTacatttatagtttttattaacaattacaaaaatatttaaacagcATACAAATAATAGTATTTCTACGCAATATTTGATTCTCGATTACAGGGAACATCATCCAAAAATATACCTCGATTACAATACTTCTGGACAAAACTCTTTAGGCCAATAACAAAATGGTGAtacgaaataaataaaacagtaattaataagaaagtaaaacCGGCATAACATAATGTTTACAATAgagtatatttttagattccaTATGTCCAAGCCCAGTCAAAGGCTTCCTGTACTTCTCAATATTGAGCATATATTTTCAGCAGGTATTTTTTACATCCTGAACATAAATTAGTTTATGTGTACTTAGGTGTTACTATTTAAAATGTGGCGTACgtgtattaaattaaatatttgatttttacatCAATTCGGGTAACAGTGAAAGTATGCGTCAGCTATGATACTCAAACGAGAAAATCAAGAGAATTGGAATTCGTGACATGCACTCACTGCTTTGACCGAAAACAAATTGTAAGAGTTTTCTCATACAcggtgaaaattattttgaaagtttacatgataactttaaaaaactaaaataggAGTCCGAATGCGGAGCTCATTCAATATGTCAgaatttcataatattatataGAGGTACAACCAAATTATATACAGATACATACTTTTACAATAATACACAAATATACAAACtataatatgtatgtacaaCCTACAGATACGAAATAAACaacacatttttggaaaatatatgtatagcagCATAGATGCCAATTTTAtcacattcaaattttattaatacgaCATTCAGTGTGAATAAGATAAACCGGTAAGTCTAGTAAGTATATCTCTGGTATAAGGAGCAGTTTTTGGTAGACATGTTACGATTGGCAGTCGCAAAAATCATAACAATTAGAGTGGAAATAAGCCAATAACCACATAAAAATGTCATCAGAAACGTATTCATAGTCATGAGTGGTACCTTTATGGCTTACTGGCAGTATTCTTGATTTGCacttgtatatgtataataaaccGATCTCTGCAAAATGTACAGGATATTAAAGTTGTATTCTCAATAAGAGATTCGTTACTCTCAACCTGTCATCGCTAGAGGATCTAAATTGTTGGTCTCTCAatctttttacaaaataatatgttcTTAGGTAATAATTACTTTAACCCTGGGCATGCTTAAATATTTGGTTTCgggcatatttttgaaaccgCACGgcgaaaatatttacttttgcAGATAAGTATATACAAATAATATACACTTACCCACAAACAGTGGTAGGCATTATTAATAGGTAAACcgtgatttttgaaataagttATGTGTGCACAGCATACCGAAGTGAAGTTCCCATTGACGGTTTCGTTGAGGGCTTTGTATCGAAGAGAAAGCAGCACAAAGAgcaaaaatatcttcaaaatgtGACTAAAACATATTTCTACATGTAAAGAAACATATTTAGCAATTAAGCTTACGTTTTGATTCAATTGAACACCAGCATTGTGCAGATAGGTATCACTATTACATTTCTTGTTGAAATCGGCACTTGGCAAGCGGAAACCCAATTTTCCATAGTAAACCTCCAGTGGCTGTAAGATCCTCTAGGCTTTAAATAAGTCATAAACGTGCATCGCGTTATTCAATTAAAGCATTAAATCATTCTAAAGGCGTCTTAACTGGCGAACAGTCGCCCACAACAATTGCGTACTTTTATCCTAATTTAAATCCTCAATGTGTTAAATAAATGCGCTATTTTTGGCTTAAACGTTGGGTCTTTAAAATGCACATAGTCGAAATACTTTATTCTGTACATGTGCTACTTAAATCATACAACTTGAAATCTTGCACGTATACACCTGGCATTCTAAAAAGACCCACATAATGGTATTAGTGGCCGAATCGAGAAATAGTAATCACAATTATcacattttcataatttactCTGCTTAACTAGGTTTATCGTTTATTATTGTACTGATTGATGCAAGGCTGCTTAACCAACTCTTCGAGCGAATTAATCTTAGTCAGTCttccataaaaatgtattattatttctgtTTAACACAGCCAAAACAGACGAACACCATGGATCACTGcaacattaaattttccaaatttctatGCAGTATCGTGTCTTTCACCGAATAAAAGACGACTTTTATATTCTCGGTGTCGACCGCCGTAGTAAAATGGTGGTATAGGGCCTTTTTTGGGTTCCTTTTCACGCTAGTGAACAGATATAACACAAACTTTTGAACATCGTCCATCGAATGACTATTGCCCTTGAATTGCGGAAAGTACCAGCGTATATCAGTCTCcggattttttactttcttcttCAATAGATCGTACTTATTTAGGAATAAAATTATCGACACACTACTGAATATAACGTTATTGACTATAGCATCGAAGATGTCTCGCGCCTCCTCTAACCTGTTCGTTTTCCTGTCTTCCAGTAGGACCTGATCGAACTCCGAGGAAGACACTAGGAAAATTATGGATGTGACGCAATCGAAACATTGAAACCATTTCTGCCTTTGAGAACGCTGCCCGCCAACGTCCACGAAGAGGAATGGGATGTTGTTGATGGGGATTTGGAATTCGGTAATGCCTTTCGTCGCTTTTCTACAATGAAGAATATCTTTGTGTGTTGGTATGTAGCTTGGCTGAGATATCCTTTCCAAGTTGTTGAGGAAGTACTCTATGGAATCGctctgaaacaaacaaaaccaTCAGACCTCTGGTATTCTGTTCAAATTTCGGGGACCACACAGGGCGATTCGAAATTCGGAACAAAGGACTTAGGGGCGCATTTTTTAGGTCGAAATAGGACTTTTTTTCCTGTAAGTGTGAGTCTGCAAACGCTTATAGTTTTCGATATGCAGGGTGTTAAAGTATCGTCGGTATCAAAATTCGTGGGAGGATAGGACTGcgtaatttgaaaatctttcGCGTTTTCTGTCTAACTTGTTGATACCTGAGACTCTTAGGAGCGATGCAGACAAAAGTGgattattacaaaattaaaaagcgaGCAAATGTAGATTCGTCAAAACTGAAAACCAGACAAAACGTACTAACTTTCAGCTAAGCCAAATTGTCAACAAATTCGTCAGAAAACAGGCAGGATTGTTAAACTATGTAGTCCTGCGAATTTCGATAATGACAacactttaacaccctgtatatcgaaaaccaTAAGCGCTTGCGGGTTAACATTTATAGGGAAAAGTCTTATTGTGGCCCCAAAAATACGCCCCTAAATTCcttatattgaattttgaatcgccctgtatagTTTTCTTGAATCGCTCCAACTGTAGTTACCTTCTGATCATGCACCtcttacttttatttattgtgttgTCTCCTGTCAGCGCTACAGGCTCATAAAAGGATTAATTATCATAGAACGATTAAGAAACCACGTaactcatttgaaattttagtccTCTGGCGTTCCGTAAATATAAGTTAATCAATTTGCATACCTTGATTCAGTTCTCAAGGCCGGTCTCCGTTATTTTTATCAGGAATTTCATAATGTGTGCGAAGAGTTGTTTACGGTTTTCTTTGaatcgttattttttttctcccCTTATCGTTTAAGCGGAAACCGGTCTAGGAAAAAGTCAACGAAATAATTTCGAAACCGCGTGACCCCCCGCGGACCGCAAGAGTTGCTCTTCTGACCCAATTCGCTTGGCACAATATACGATACAAGTGCCATTTAACGGATTTCAAAGAgtctataaataaaacattcgcAGCAACATTCCGATCTAGTACTAGACCGTTTATGTGGCAAATGAAATTTGCCACATAAACCGGACTGTTTTGGGCAAAGCTCTCGGCGGGGGTCGACAAGGGCTAAAACCGAGGGAGGAAACTATCGCTTTACGAAGCGGTACTGTCTTGTGTGCGCGCTCATGTGCACGAACAAAGATTCAGCTACGCCGCACCACACGAGTTATTTGACCACACCTTCGTGTGTTGCACCACTGCTCTGCATGTCATATGCAACACAATGCATCTGAATAATTAATACGTTCAAGTTTTACCGGAATATTGTTTAGACGTCGACGAAACTGCCTCAGTTACCGCACTTCCACCTGTTTTACAAATCGaacgtttatttaatttcctacaGACCTGACCCCATAAGCCGGGCCTTCGTGTGCGACATGCATGTGGTACTGCGGATCTCGTTTCAATGCGCGGATATTGCTAAATACATCGCATATCATTCTAATGTGTCGTTGGGAAATTGATGAACCGACGAAACGTGACAGCAGGCAtgaacttgatttttttttttaactggtTTGCGACCGAGGAGCAGAATTTCCTCGGTGCCAATCACCTCTCCGATTAGGCGGCGATATTGTTTTCACAACGCACCTACACGCGTACTTCTGCATTCTTCCGATTAAAACATGTGTTTGCCTACTTCTACCGGAAAAtctatttgtttttgaaatacgtACGCAAATACCGAGCGAACCTAAATATCCGACGAGGTCGACGTTTCAGGAATCATTCTTTCACCCTCGGCAAATAGGTGGCTACGTAACGCCGCTACGAAGTAAAACGCATCAATTCCGGGAATTCTATTTCCATCCGCCGAGATCTCGTTAATCCGTGCATCTTTCCAATCACGTGGGCCGATTAATATGCGGTACTACCAAATATAATGGGGATTTCATCGTGAGTCACCACCGCCGCACGTAAACCTCAATATTGCGCGACGACCGAGGAACTTCATCTTTGGTATCGGGCATCAACTTCGCTGCCTGGAAAATCTGGACGACAAGGGCGTTTCCCAATGTCCCCGGGTACTGCCCTCCCGAAATCGATTTCGTCCACCACCGCATCACCTCCCATTAGCGCCCTGGCAGGGCGAAGGGTTCCCGGTGCGAGGACGACAAAATTCCCCCTTAAAGATCTTGCGCTCGAGGTGCTGTTCCTCCGGTGTGACGATGGGAGAGCACCAAAGGTGTAAACGGCACtgcgtttttaattaatgcaaATGGTGCTTATTGATGAACGTAAACGTTTGCCATTTGGTTTGCTTCGCTGAGTTTTTTCGCAGGCCGCACAGCCGTAAGAGAACATCAAACGGTCGATGATGACACGATTTTAGAAAATAGTAAATTGCTTCCTCTTTAAATACCGCCAAGCGACTGTTTGGCATAATTATGATGAATTAACGACGTCATGGGCGTTCGAAGAGAGCGATGATTATAAGTTTTAACAGTGGTAAAATTCGCGGAAAATGAACAAATTGCAAAACTGCGAGCTAAATGATATTCTTATGAGTTTACATTGTTTCACATCGAACGATATTGTTCTATTTTAGAATAGCAACCACTCCGGAAGCTGTCGGGAATGGTAAAACTTATTCTGGCTCGATCTGGAGTAAAACACCATACAAATGTTAAAGTAAGCACCAAGCCCTCGAAATCCGACCGAAGATTTTTCCAGATCgcatgaaaataaaattaagacaAAAGAGACATTGGACGGAGCGGGAAAAGTGCTCCATTGCGACATTAGGTCTATTGGCGACCCACAAAGTACAAGGCGCCTTACTGGACATCCCAGAATACGTTCAATTATCTAGCTAACTTGACCATCTCCCAGAGTGGTTTAGATTTTCAGACACGATTACGCTGCTTTTCCAGCGCGTTCAAGAGTCTCCTCTTCCTCAAACACGACCGGTACCCCAATTCTTCAGAAATAAGAATAGACCGTGACCTGTGTTGTTGCCGTATAGACACGAATTATTGGTCCGATGATCATAACGCAAATCTAAAGTATTCTCTGAGGCCAACTCCCAGGTTTACCCGCACATGTATTTGTACGTTCATAGGGAAAGCAATGCTTTCCACACTTGAGTGTTTCATGTTAAAGTTGATTCTCACTATACATTCATTCCCACCCCATATCCATGCTCTAGACAT
Proteins encoded in this region:
- the cta gene encoding guanine nucleotide-binding protein subunit alpha homolog; its protein translation is MSNFNWSCPCCLRFKFSPEEMEQRYKSQQIDKMIEKDRQALKRQVKLLLLGAGESGKSTFLKQMRIIHGIKFENQQIQEYQQVIYQNVLKGMQVLVDAREKLAIPLEENNNLDVGKQLLQLKFNNSLTLNSKQFMQYAPWLSKLWNDSGIRRAYDRRREFQLSDSIEYFLNNLERISQPSYIPTHKDILHCRKATKGITEFQIPINNIPFLFVDVGGQRSQRQKWFQCFDCVTSIIFLVSSSEFDQVLLEDRKTNRLEEARDIFDAIVNNVIFSSVSIILFLNKYDLLKKKVKNPETDIRWYFPQFKGNSHSMDDVQKFVLYLFTSVKRNPKKALYHHFTTAVDTENIKVVFYSVKDTILHRNLENLMLQ
- the pav gene encoding kinesin-like protein KIF23; translation: MYSANRFNTPSAKKLRREKTTLSNNSDSDKDSVHVYCRIRPQLDGSEPVNSLQILSADTLALTTPETRSVTKETHYTFKHIFTAYSSQSEIFTHVAYPLLEDLLQGKNGLLFTYGVTGSGKTYTLNGTQNDPGIMPRCIDVIFNSIGEYQAPKCMIKSDRMNGFEIQSEDDAFHDQLQSVRSFPSSKVQRKVSAEKVAYVNDGTRIIDVNENSSYAVFISYVEIYNNSVYDLLDESSGRTLQNKILREDSVKNMYVNGVIETEVKSAQEAFGLFTAGQNRKRMATTSLNSGSSRSHSIFNIRVVQIEQGGVNSNGQPTIPAENNIKVGQLSLVDLAGSERTNRTNNTGMRLKEASSINNSLMTLRICLEILRENQLTKGNKLVPYRDSRLTFLFKHFFEGDGTVKMIVCINPSPEDFEENIQVLKFAEISQDVKISKAEINRYTPLKKTITRNKENQTPAKRKTATNFSLLPPIPSVNFDFENFEECREALDKVINMLKQRQSKVKYLDKEVEERQQEFRKKLVGLNKHCILNTAEMKSLKTAIQKEKQKAQNLHVKMSGLESANQDLQSKHEEFRNVIASLQSTINEKDMKINQFVLDRQKSKQLLALQSEKMTHELDVKLRRQRDHLNAAMKAKDEKIKLVKGILDSELPPVEMNTIDIEPDCTSKPLSSQTPKSTSHMHRRNLNAAAAARSRRSRSVGDVWLEHNVIKPCPLATVMQPTMKKRKSVSKLDKASDIINRKQSKYCLVAQEPDTDGEMETKLYKADIIPTCGGGAQVIFNDVERLNQESPTKSS